From the genome of Solanum lycopersicum chromosome 7, SLM_r2.1:
CTCCTGAGGCGAAGATAAAAACAGAAGTAAAGAATAAGAAATGAGATTGAACAAACTCATATCGAATTTAGAAGCATCTATTCTGTttttaaaaaacagaaaaaagcaTCACAAGAAACTTAAAGTTACTTTGAATCGTTGAGACTTGgcacccaaaaaaatacaacagTTTGCAGCTCCACACAGACAACGAACAGTTGCACCCGCGAACcactcaaaataataatttattgtcAACTCCTTTCCAACAGATATATCCTTCATCGCAAATATTCCTAATCTTGTTTCCCCTAACACAGTCCATTTCCTCGTTTCACAATTTGGTCGACTGGGAAAATTCAACAACACACAGAATCATCAGTACTATCAATCGACACCAATTAACCAATCATAATGTGCCACGGACTGATTACAACCGTTGATTCAGAGCACATACCATGAATGATTtaagaatcttgaaaaatttccctttcGCGTTGAGTCAATGACATAATTAGTATCTAGAGTAATCATGTACGTTTCCTTGACTTCTGCACCACAAATCATACGAAATTACTACTGAACTATTGACAAACATCTTTAATGTCGATAACTTACCATGAGCTTCATAAACATAAGATCTTTTTTTTGCTGCTTCAGAAGATATCACTTCTCCGCAGTACTCAATGATGAACTGTCCTGCCTTTATATTCTCATCAGCTAAAAGACCCCAACCACGTTCGTTAGTCCTGAACAACTTAGTTTTTGCATATTCACGTTGCTGGAACATCTGTCGTATGTTAATAAATCGATCAGACCACTGTGAaagtatatatacaaataaagagaaacaacAGAGCAAATGTTTCGACTAATTTACCTGATTATTGCAACTATCACCACACTGACAGTATCCCGGTGTACATTCAGTGTTGGTTAGTACATTCAAACATCTATCTACACACGCACTTTTAGGATCGCTAGTATCATACTTACATTGACAAATAGCAATATCATCTTCTTTCAGTTTCTTATGTCTGTAACACGACATTTGAACGATCCAATTAAAATTGATCAACTAAAACAAAGATCAGCAATAATTGAAAACCACAATTGCAAATGGCGTAACAATAAATGGCCAGATTATTGTTAAATGTTACAGAGAGAAGAGATATGACCTCACTTTCgtcttaaaaaaacattttgagtAATATGAATAAATGGCGTTACTCCTTCTGGCAGTTGAACCTTCAAAAAAACGAGAAAAAAATGGCAACAGTTCACCGTCATTACTTGATGTAGTAAATAAAATGGTACTTATACAGCAATGCATTACTATTAGACAGTATTTGTAATATACAACAGACAATAAGCAAATCAAATATCAAACAACAAATTGATTACATAAACTTATCATCCATAGTCCAATTTTTCGATAcgtaaaatttttaattgataaaaacaGCAGCACTAAGACATACCACATTGCTTTTGTCTTCGACTGAATGCACCATCTATGCAACCTTTTGCCAGAAATCTGGAGAACTATAAATAGTCGAACAAAGTAAAAgattttttcatcaatttcatatCCGAGTACAAGATCACACGCAATGGACGTGCCTATGAACTAAAAATCGTCCATTTTTGTGCTTcttgttatagagatgcaagaATAAAATGTTTCATGTTCTTGTTCTTACATATGAATAAGTAAAAACTAGAAAAATATGGTTCCCTTCAACCAAGAATTTGGAATCACAAAAGatcaaataattcaaattttaaaagaattaccaaaatctaaaaatcataCACATTGGCttaacatatatacaaaaagaCAGTCTGATGCACTAAGCTTTCGCTATGTGCAGATGTTGAGAAGATATGTATGATAATTCAAGACTAAAACATATTATCATGACgacaaattaaaatacaaaatgacaatatatatgcaatatacaataaaatttaacatGAAAAGGCAATAAATTATGAAATGgagataattttttatgaactaAGAAGAAGAGAAGTATATAGAATGGACCTTTGTacatattaatttgaaaaaaaaattcagtctttttgtgtttgtatatgtcttcttttagttttttttttcgttATCCAGAAAATTAAAACGGTTTATTCTTAGTCAatttaaagacaaaaaaatgGTGATGTGTTAATTGTTAATGGGGGAAGTTATATATACAGTTGGTTGTTTTTAAAAGTTTAGTtttcttttgtgaatttttatttttttaaagacaaGAGATAAGTACAAATCTCTGTTCCTAATTACTTGTTCACTTTTGTTTTTATAGTTATTCTTAATTACCTGtttattttgacaaataaaaaaaagacaatttttttttacctattatatccACAATTAAACGactaattactttaaaaaatgtaGAACTTTTCATccactttataattaataggggtaaaatggtaaactcactacgtcataaattattttcttaataggtgtgtcaattcaaaagtggacaagtaaaaagggacagagggagtactAGTCAGTCATTTTTAGATTAATGgtatatgtaaaattaaaatcttagaccaaaataaatacaatgtcacaaaagaaaaaacaaacgaaaattgtatcatattcgttaaactaattaaaagctagaccaaaataaatacaatgtcacaaaaaaaaaaggaaattgcTAACACAtatattaaactaattaaaagctagaccaaaataatacaatttcattaaaaaaaaaaaccaaaaatttctatcatatttattaagctaattaaaagaatttattttaattt
Proteins encoded in this window:
- the LOC101263040 gene encoding histone-lysine N-methyltransferase ASHH1-like, whose product is MSENCLTCFSPSDSALWAELLFLAKGCIDGAFSRRQKQCGSTARRSNAIYSYYSKCFFKTKVRHKKLKEDDIAICQCKYDTSDPKSACVDRCLNVLTNTECTPGYCQCGDSCNNQMFQQREYAKTKLFRTNERGWGLLADENIKAGQFIIEYCGEVISSEAAKKRSYVYEAHEVKETYMITLDTNYVIDSTRKGNFSRFLNHSCRPNCETRKWTVLGETRLGIFAMKDISVGKELTINYYFEWFAGATVRCLCGAANCCIFLGAKSQRFKEYNHVWKDGNDRYKVKQSNMSHKTYNIGSGSTTKMKSQRIPKWKKLRNIYPNESSNLLVVKQVIKGSTRRSYQVRGDMKTNSL